Proteins co-encoded in one Rhodococcus sp. PAMC28707 genomic window:
- a CDS encoding NADH-quinone oxidoreductase subunit A produces MNEYIPILVLGAVAVAFALVSVVIASVVGPKRYNRAKMDAYECGIEPTAQPMGAGRYPVKFYLTAMLFIIFDIEIVFLYPWAVHFDALGVFGLLAMGLFVVSAAVAYAYEWRRGGLSWD; encoded by the coding sequence ATGAACGAGTACATTCCCATCCTTGTCCTCGGTGCTGTCGCCGTCGCCTTCGCTCTCGTCTCCGTCGTCATCGCCTCGGTAGTCGGCCCGAAGCGGTACAACAGGGCGAAGATGGATGCCTACGAATGCGGTATCGAGCCGACAGCTCAACCGATGGGTGCAGGTCGCTACCCCGTGAAGTTCTATCTGACGGCGATGCTGTTCATCATTTTCGACATCGAAATCGTTTTTCTTTATCCCTGGGCCGTGCATTTCGACGCGCTCGGCGTATTCGGGCTTCTCGCGATGGGGCTGTTCGTCGTCAGCGCTGCCGTCGCCTACGCCTACGAATGGCGTCGCGGCGGGCTCAGCTGGGATTAG
- a CDS encoding NADH-quinone oxidoreductase subunit B, which produces MGLEEKLPSGFLLSTVEGLAGYVRKGSLWPATFGLACCAIEMMATSSGRFDIARFGMEAFRASPRQADLMIVAGRVSQKMAPVLRQIYDQMAEPKWVLAMGVCASSGGMFNNYAIVQGVDHVVPVDIYLPGCPPRPEMLLDAILELHKKIQEMPLGVNRETVARAAEAAALASTPTFELKGLLR; this is translated from the coding sequence ATGGGTCTCGAAGAGAAGCTACCGAGTGGCTTCCTGCTCAGTACGGTCGAAGGCCTCGCCGGATACGTCAGGAAAGGCTCACTCTGGCCCGCCACATTCGGTCTCGCCTGCTGCGCAATCGAAATGATGGCCACCAGTTCCGGCCGATTCGATATCGCCCGATTCGGTATGGAGGCATTTCGTGCCTCCCCGCGGCAGGCAGACCTGATGATCGTCGCCGGCCGCGTCAGCCAGAAAATGGCGCCCGTGCTGCGTCAAATCTACGATCAGATGGCTGAGCCGAAATGGGTTCTGGCCATGGGGGTATGCGCGTCCTCGGGTGGCATGTTCAACAACTACGCGATCGTCCAAGGGGTCGACCATGTGGTTCCGGTGGACATCTACTTGCCCGGGTGCCCGCCCAGACCGGAAATGCTGCTCGATGCAATCCTCGAGCTGCACAAGAAAATACAGGAGATGCCGCTCGGCGTGAACCGCGAAACGGTCGCCCGCGCAGCGGAAGCCGCCGCATTGGCGTCGACACCCACTTTCGAGCTCAAGGGGTTGCTGCGGTGA
- the nuoD gene encoding NADH dehydrogenase (quinone) subunit D translates to MSERSLTVSGQDWDDIIAAAAESAAGSSEERIVVNMGPQHPSTHGVLRLILEIEAETVTEARCGIGYLHTGIEKNLEFRNWTQGVTFVTRMDYLSPFFNETAYCLGVEKLLDITEEVPERATVVRVLLMELNRISSHLVALATGGMELGAVTAMLFGFRERELILDVFEMITGLRMNHAFIRPGGLAQDLPEDAVAKVRELLKTLPVRLRDMSNLLNENSIWKARTKGIGYLDLTGCMALGITGPMLRSTGLPHDLRVSEPYCGYENYEFEVCTDTGCDAYGRYLVRIDEMKESLKIAEQCLDRLRPGPIMVDDKKIAWPADLSVGPDGMGNSAEHVREIMDTSMESLIHHFKLVTEGFRVPPGQVYVAVESPRGELGVHMVSDGGTRPFRVHYRDPSFTNLQAVAATCEGGMVADVIAAVASIDPVMGGVDR, encoded by the coding sequence ATGAGCGAACGATCGTTGACCGTCTCTGGGCAGGACTGGGACGACATAATTGCTGCTGCAGCAGAATCGGCCGCGGGCTCCTCCGAAGAGCGCATCGTCGTCAACATGGGGCCGCAACACCCGTCGACGCACGGGGTGCTTCGACTGATTCTCGAGATCGAGGCCGAAACCGTGACCGAAGCTCGGTGCGGAATCGGCTACCTGCACACTGGAATCGAAAAGAATCTAGAGTTTCGAAATTGGACGCAGGGCGTCACCTTCGTGACCAGGATGGACTACTTGTCCCCCTTCTTCAACGAAACTGCGTACTGTCTCGGTGTCGAAAAGCTTCTCGATATCACCGAAGAAGTACCCGAACGTGCGACCGTCGTCAGGGTTCTGTTGATGGAACTCAATCGCATTTCTTCGCACCTCGTCGCTCTGGCCACCGGGGGAATGGAATTGGGTGCAGTTACGGCGATGCTGTTCGGGTTTCGTGAGCGTGAGTTGATTCTCGACGTATTCGAGATGATCACCGGATTGCGGATGAACCACGCGTTCATTCGACCCGGCGGACTCGCCCAGGATCTACCCGAAGACGCCGTGGCGAAAGTACGGGAGTTGCTGAAAACTCTGCCTGTTCGTCTCCGCGACATGTCGAACTTGCTGAACGAGAATTCGATCTGGAAGGCCAGGACCAAAGGGATCGGTTATCTCGACCTGACTGGCTGTATGGCTCTTGGAATTACCGGCCCGATGCTTCGATCCACCGGTCTACCTCATGACCTCCGCGTCTCCGAACCCTATTGCGGCTACGAAAACTACGAATTCGAGGTATGCACGGACACCGGTTGCGACGCCTACGGTCGATACCTCGTGCGGATCGACGAGATGAAGGAATCGCTCAAGATTGCCGAACAGTGCCTCGACCGGCTTCGACCAGGACCGATCATGGTGGACGACAAGAAGATAGCGTGGCCTGCCGATCTTTCCGTCGGACCGGACGGTATGGGTAATTCTGCCGAACACGTCCGCGAGATCATGGACACCTCGATGGAATCGTTGATCCACCATTTCAAACTCGTCACCGAGGGCTTTCGGGTCCCACCGGGTCAGGTGTATGTCGCAGTCGAATCGCCGCGCGGTGAGCTCGGCGTCCACATGGTCAGCGACGGCGGCACCAGACCGTTTCGGGTGCACTACCGAGATCCGTCGTTCACCAACCTGCAAGCGGTTGCAGCCACCTGCGAGGGCGGCATGGTCGCTGATGTCATCGCTGCTGTGGCAAGTATCGATCCGGTGATGGGAGGTGTGGACAGATGA
- the nuoF gene encoding NADH-quinone oxidoreductase subunit NuoF, with translation MPLTPVLSNYWDDPQSWTLETYLRHGGYEGLRKALSMPEDDVIATVKDSGLRGRGGAGFPTGMKWSFIPQEDGKAHYLVVNADESEPGTCKDMPLLLATPQVLLEGIVIACYAIRAHRAYIYLRGEVVPVLRRLHAAVAEAYASGYLGRDILGSGFDLEVIVHAGAGAYICGEETAQLDSLEGKRGQPRLRPPFPAVAGLYARPTVVNNVESIASVPAVLRNGVDWFRSMGTEKSPGFTLYSLSGHVTQPGQYEAPLGITLRELLDYAGGVRAGHTLKFWTPGGSSTPIFTDAHLDVALDYEGVAAAGSMLGTKALQIFDETTCVVRAVRRWTEFYAHESCGKCTPCREGTYWLAGIYARLETGQGTLVDLDTLLDVSDSILGKAFCALGDGAVSPITSSLTYFRDEYLEHLGKPCPFDPHRSTLMAGALTS, from the coding sequence GTGCCCCTGACTCCGGTTCTGAGCAACTACTGGGACGACCCGCAATCGTGGACCCTGGAAACCTATCTGCGCCACGGCGGCTACGAGGGCCTGCGTAAAGCGCTGTCGATGCCCGAGGACGACGTCATCGCCACTGTCAAGGATTCCGGTCTTCGCGGTCGTGGCGGGGCAGGCTTCCCGACGGGAATGAAGTGGAGTTTCATTCCGCAGGAGGACGGTAAGGCGCACTACCTGGTGGTCAACGCGGACGAGTCGGAGCCCGGCACTTGTAAGGACATGCCGCTGCTCCTGGCGACACCGCAGGTGTTGCTCGAGGGAATCGTCATCGCTTGCTATGCAATTCGGGCGCATCGCGCGTACATCTACCTTCGAGGCGAGGTGGTTCCGGTGCTGCGCAGACTTCATGCCGCGGTTGCCGAGGCCTACGCGTCGGGATATCTAGGACGCGACATCCTGGGCAGCGGTTTCGATCTCGAGGTGATCGTGCATGCCGGCGCCGGCGCCTATATCTGCGGCGAGGAGACCGCTCAATTGGACTCGCTCGAAGGCAAACGCGGGCAACCTCGCCTCCGACCCCCGTTTCCTGCCGTCGCCGGTCTCTACGCGCGCCCAACTGTGGTGAACAACGTCGAGTCGATCGCGAGTGTCCCCGCTGTCCTACGCAACGGCGTCGACTGGTTTCGGTCGATGGGGACCGAAAAGTCGCCGGGCTTCACCCTCTACTCGTTGTCGGGCCACGTCACCCAACCCGGCCAGTACGAGGCTCCACTCGGAATCACGTTGCGCGAGTTGCTCGATTACGCAGGCGGAGTCCGCGCGGGTCACACCCTGAAGTTCTGGACGCCGGGCGGATCCTCGACACCGATATTCACCGACGCACACCTCGACGTCGCCTTGGACTACGAAGGTGTCGCCGCCGCCGGTTCTATGCTCGGCACCAAAGCACTGCAGATCTTCGACGAAACCACCTGCGTGGTCCGCGCGGTGAGACGGTGGACCGAGTTCTATGCGCACGAGTCCTGCGGCAAATGCACGCCATGCCGGGAGGGCACCTACTGGCTGGCCGGGATCTACGCGCGGCTCGAGACCGGGCAGGGCACACTCGTCGACCTCGACACCCTGCTCGACGTTTCCGACAGCATCCTCGGCAAGGCATTCTGCGCGCTCGGCGACGGCGCTGTCAGTCCGATCACGTCCTCGCTGACGTACTTTCGCGACGAATACCTCGAACACCTGGGTAAGCCGTGCCCGTTCGACCCACATCGTTCGACCCTGATGGCGGGAGCACTCACCTCATGA
- the nuoE gene encoding NADH-quinone oxidoreductase subunit NuoE: MSEPVYVQLTTRAAPYPPDTATRLSLDADRIVARYTPPGDVDPEMARSALLPLLHLVQAEDGYITATGIEFCADRLGLTGAEVTAVATFYSMYRREPTGDYLVGVCTNTLCAVMGGDAILEALEDHPGSVDDPITLTHIECNAACDYAPVVMVNWEFFDNQTPESARTLLDDLRSGREVVPSRGASLCTFRETERILAGFPDERPGAVEAGGTAGGPTLAGLRVARALSMTAPTAHEPSDAGPAPLGSADSAAAETAKDKPAPAPGESVPPEKGN; the protein is encoded by the coding sequence ATGAGCGAACCCGTTTACGTGCAACTGACCACCCGCGCGGCCCCGTACCCACCGGACACGGCGACTCGATTGTCGCTGGATGCGGACAGGATCGTCGCCAGGTACACCCCGCCCGGGGACGTCGACCCGGAGATGGCTCGGTCGGCACTCCTTCCGCTCCTGCATCTGGTCCAGGCCGAGGACGGGTACATCACTGCGACAGGTATCGAGTTCTGCGCAGATCGGCTTGGACTGACCGGCGCCGAAGTCACCGCAGTAGCAACTTTCTACTCGATGTATCGGCGCGAACCAACAGGTGACTATCTGGTGGGAGTGTGCACCAACACGTTGTGCGCGGTGATGGGCGGCGATGCCATCCTCGAAGCTCTCGAGGACCACCCCGGAAGCGTCGACGACCCCATCACGTTGACTCACATCGAATGCAACGCTGCCTGCGATTACGCACCGGTAGTGATGGTCAACTGGGAGTTCTTCGACAATCAGACTCCCGAATCTGCGCGCACTCTCCTCGACGACTTACGTTCGGGACGCGAGGTCGTTCCGAGCAGAGGTGCATCGCTCTGTACGTTCCGCGAGACCGAGCGAATCCTTGCGGGTTTCCCCGACGAACGCCCCGGCGCAGTAGAAGCCGGTGGTACTGCGGGCGGCCCGACCCTCGCCGGCCTGCGCGTCGCACGCGCACTCTCGATGACCGCCCCGACGGCGCACGAGCCCTCGGACGCGGGCCCCGCGCCCCTCGGGTCGGCGGATTCCGCCGCAGCGGAAACGGCCAAGGACAAGCCCGCGCCTGCACCTGGCGAATCGGTACCTCCCGAGAAGGGAAATTGA
- a CDS encoding response regulator transcription factor: MTPALRILVYSSNSDTRAYVTTAIGTRPEATLGAFDYLEVASAPMVIHYLDAGGIDLAILDGESAPAGGMGVAKQLRDELAHCPPLVVLTGRPDDRWLADWSGADAAVSHPLDPFVLTETVVKLLENLPKAPPSQTFPA, encoded by the coding sequence GTGACCCCTGCTCTCCGCATCCTCGTGTACAGCAGCAACTCCGACACGCGCGCGTATGTGACGACGGCTATCGGCACACGCCCTGAAGCGACACTCGGCGCGTTCGACTATCTCGAAGTCGCATCGGCCCCGATGGTGATTCACTATCTGGACGCCGGGGGCATCGACCTCGCGATCCTCGACGGGGAGTCGGCTCCTGCCGGGGGAATGGGCGTGGCGAAGCAACTGCGGGACGAGCTCGCGCACTGTCCTCCGCTGGTGGTTCTGACCGGCCGACCGGACGACAGATGGTTGGCAGATTGGTCCGGTGCCGACGCGGCAGTGTCACATCCGCTGGACCCGTTCGTGTTGACGGAAACAGTCGTGAAACTACTCGAAAACCTGCCGAAAGCGCCACCGTCCCAAACTTTTCCCGCGTAG